The genomic region TTTTCATATATTCACTTTTTTGACAAAATAGCTGAATTGAAACGCAATTAAATCGCGCACGTTATGTTTAACTCGTTTTTAACTGAGTTTCTTAACCTGGATCAATTTTTTAGATCTAAAATATTTCTTTGAGATATTTCATGTCTGATTTTGCGGTATCGATCACTTCAGCTGTTCTTCCGTTCAGCATCATTTTACCCATTGTTTTTGCAAAACCTTTAATTTGTTCAAAGTTAATTTCGGGTGGCATAGCAAGAGCATCGGGATCGGTAAAAATATTTACAACTGCGGGCCCGTCATGGTCAAAGGCTTCCTGTAATGCCTGTTGTATGTTTTTAGGATCTTCAACGACCCAACTATGAATATTCATGGCTTTAGCAATCAAGGCAAAATCGGGATTCACCATATCTGTTTGCCATTCTGGATAACCTTCCACCTGCATTTCTAATTTTACCATTCCCAGGGAACTATTATTGAAAATGATGATTTTTGCCGGAATTTTATATTGGCTAATTGTCATTAGATCGCCTAAAAGCATGGAGATTCCTCCGTCACCACAAAGAGCAATCACCTGTCTCTCTGGATGCCCTAAGCCTGCTCCAATAGCCATGGGCATGGCATTAGCCATAGAACCGTGATTAAATGAACCGGTTAAATATCTATTTTTCTTTCCTTTTAAATATCTGGCGGCCCAAACAGCACTCATTCCGGTATCTACCGTAAATATAGCATCGTCACTCGCTATCTCATCAATTACCGAAGCAACATATTCTGGATGAATTTTCTTAGCATCACCTTTGTCTTTAACATAACTACAGTACTTTTCTTCTACTTCTTGATGAAGCGCTCTCATTTCATCAAGAAAATCAGTTTCTGTTTTGGTTTCTAAAAGAGGTAGAAGTGCTTCTAAAGTATCTTTTATTTTGCCATTGTAACCAAAATTTACTTTCGCACGACGACCAATACGTTCTGGCTTTTCGTCTATTTGTATAATTGTATTTTTTTCGGGGAGAAAATTAGTGTAAGGAAAATCTGTTCCTAAAAGGACCAGAGCATCAGCTTCATGCATGGCTTTAAAGCCCGACTTGGTTCCTAGTAAACCGTTTAGTCCAACCGCATAGGGATTATTTTCTTTATCGAAATATATTTTTCCTCGAAAACTAAAGCCCATAGGAGCATTTAGTTTCTTAGCTAACTGCATAACTTCATCTTGAGCGTCTTTGCAGCCGTGACCACAATAAAGCATCACTTTTTTGTTTTCATTGATCACCCGGGCCAGTGTTTTCATTTCCTGATCACCTGGTTGTAATTTAGAGCTGGTAAAGTAGTTTTGTTCTGAAGTAGAAATATGGGTGGCATCTGCAGAAGCTACATCGCCCGGCAATCCAACAACACCTACACCTTTTTGATGTATGGCATGCTGAATTGCACTTTGGAAACCATGTGCGGCCTGGGCCGGGGTATTAGCCATAAAGCAGTATTTGCTGCAGTCATCAAATAATTTAGTTACATTGGTTTCCTGGAAATTTTCTGTACCTAGTTTATCCGTTTCTACGGTAGAAGCTATTGCAATCACAGGATTTCCTGCACGATTGGCATCATAAAGTCCGTTTACCAGATGAACGTG from Zunongwangia profunda SM-A87 harbors:
- a CDS encoding thiamine pyrophosphate-dependent enzyme — its product is MGRKVADLLVTMLVEAGVKRVYAVTGDSLNPVNDAVRRDGRLQWIHVRHEEAGAYAASMDAELDGIGCCMGSSGPGHVHLVNGLYDANRAGNPVIAIASTVETDKLGTENFQETNVTKLFDDCSKYCFMANTPAQAAHGFQSAIQHAIHQKGVGVVGLPGDVASADATHISTSEQNYFTSSKLQPGDQEMKTLARVINENKKVMLYCGHGCKDAQDEVMQLAKKLNAPMGFSFRGKIYFDKENNPYAVGLNGLLGTKSGFKAMHEADALVLLGTDFPYTNFLPEKNTIIQIDEKPERIGRRAKVNFGYNGKIKDTLEALLPLLETKTETDFLDEMRALHQEVEEKYCSYVKDKGDAKKIHPEYVASVIDEIASDDAIFTVDTGMSAVWAARYLKGKKNRYLTGSFNHGSMANAMPMAIGAGLGHPERQVIALCGDGGISMLLGDLMTISQYKIPAKIIIFNNSSLGMVKLEMQVEGYPEWQTDMVNPDFALIAKAMNIHSWVVEDPKNIQQALQEAFDHDGPAVVNIFTDPDALAMPPEINFEQIKGFAKTMGKMMLNGRTAEVIDTAKSDMKYLKEIF